A stretch of Campylobacter gracilis DNA encodes these proteins:
- a CDS encoding response regulator transcription factor: MKILLLEDDFEYRSSVSEYLTELGYEVDECESGDAACDKIAANAYHLLILDIKVPEVSGEEVLRYARSLGLNTPVMMMTSLGDIDDLSQCYELGCNEYLKKPFHLAELKFRVSELMRKYFGDEKGAVKIADKFHYFANLKILKRADEEISLSAKEIKIIEFLLANIKRFVSVDELIADVWDGEAGSVDVRVHISNLRSKTSNDFILSSRGLGYKINA, from the coding sequence TTGAAAATTTTACTTTTAGAAGACGATTTTGAATACAGAAGCAGCGTAAGCGAGTATCTCACGGAGCTCGGCTACGAGGTGGACGAATGCGAAAGCGGCGACGCAGCCTGCGATAAGATCGCCGCGAATGCATACCACTTGCTGATTTTAGACATCAAAGTGCCGGAGGTTTCGGGAGAAGAGGTGCTTAGATATGCGCGAAGCCTCGGCCTCAACACCCCCGTGATGATGATGACCTCGCTCGGCGACATCGACGATTTGAGCCAGTGCTACGAGCTAGGCTGCAACGAATACCTAAAAAAGCCCTTTCACCTAGCTGAGCTTAAATTTAGAGTAAGCGAGCTGATGCGAAAGTATTTCGGCGACGAAAAGGGCGCCGTCAAGATCGCGGATAAATTTCACTACTTCGCAAATTTAAAAATTTTAAAGCGCGCAGACGAAGAGATATCGCTAAGCGCCAAAGAGATCAAAATCATAGAATTTCTGCTCGCCAATATCAAAAGATTCGTTAGCGTCGATGAGCTCATCGCCGACGTATGGGACGGCGAGGCGGGTAGCGTCGATGTGCGCGTGCATATCAGCAACCTCCGCTCCAAAACGAGCAACGATTTCATCCTCTCCAGCCGCGGACTCGGATATAAGATCAATGCTTAA
- the phsA gene encoding thiosulfate reductase PhsA, whose product MNRRNFLKSTAAIGTLATLNLNLNASAVTGGTEKKVASVCEMCSSRCPIEVTVKNGRGALIEGNHRFSNKTSVCARGGAGINQLYDDQRLIKPLIRVGERGEGKFKEASWDEALKICAQKLGEISQKYGPQSVVFTSKTGEHHTQMMNFACAYGSPNIYSHWSCCPVTYNIAVPHTFGTNMQRDYGDAKYIVNFGHNLFEGIDISKTKKLAKAASREDVKLLVLDPRFSVVASKADEWLPIKPGTDAAFLMALIHVWLRDNKYDKKFIEQYAVGLEELRQSVKDTTPLWQEGITGIKADKLERIANEIYAAAPAVIIDWGHKTTTAKAEYVRTRAIAIANALMGNVERKGGIYFSKDSKTFNALCKEDLFPTISNPDKEFKIPKTARIDGCGEEGSENFFVPRKHGVLMQIAPTILSEKPYPVKGWVSTRFNHLINVAGVDKSVEAIKKLDFVLAIDVYMSDFACLADVILPESTYLERDESIQNKGGTAPGFVMRNKAVEPVGDTKCGYEIFRELARVMKIDKDYTWNNIDEYRMQQAKGNAELIANLIKNGYVSYKVPKLYYREPKLVAKFIDKYPAAAEFVDENGEMSSQMKFKTPSGKIELFAPKVEELFAGYGCLNTEGMDVFGGHKYCLMTGKTALHTNGHTQNVKILNDMMSESPVWISPASAKAEGLKTGDIVKLKNKFGEQKAKIFVTQGIRDDCLFLYHGFGHVSPGLKRTNGIGTNQSVLLDPAAGPVVSTMVTNVGVDIVKI is encoded by the coding sequence ATGAATAGACGAAATTTCTTAAAAAGCACCGCCGCGATCGGCACGCTAGCGACGCTAAATCTAAATTTAAACGCTAGCGCGGTCACCGGCGGGACGGAAAAGAAAGTCGCCAGCGTCTGCGAGATGTGCTCCTCGCGCTGTCCTATCGAGGTGACCGTCAAAAACGGTCGCGGCGCTCTCATCGAGGGCAACCATCGCTTTTCGAACAAAACCTCAGTCTGCGCTCGCGGAGGCGCGGGCATCAATCAGCTCTACGACGATCAAAGGCTCATTAAGCCGCTCATTCGCGTAGGCGAGCGCGGCGAGGGCAAATTTAAAGAGGCGAGCTGGGACGAGGCGCTTAAAATTTGCGCGCAGAAGCTTGGCGAGATTTCGCAAAAATACGGCCCACAAAGCGTAGTTTTTACATCCAAAACGGGCGAACACCACACCCAGATGATGAATTTCGCCTGTGCATACGGCAGTCCGAACATCTACTCGCACTGGTCCTGTTGCCCGGTCACCTACAATATCGCCGTGCCGCACACTTTCGGCACTAACATGCAAAGAGACTACGGCGACGCAAAATACATCGTAAATTTCGGCCACAATCTCTTTGAGGGCATCGACATCTCAAAAACAAAAAAGCTCGCAAAAGCCGCAAGCAGAGAGGACGTAAAGCTTTTGGTGCTCGATCCGCGCTTTAGCGTCGTAGCTTCTAAAGCCGACGAGTGGCTGCCGATAAAGCCGGGAACCGACGCGGCGTTTTTGATGGCGCTGATTCACGTCTGGCTACGCGATAACAAATACGATAAAAAATTTATCGAACAATACGCCGTGGGGCTAGAGGAGTTAAGGCAGTCCGTGAAAGATACGACTCCGCTTTGGCAAGAGGGTATCACGGGCATCAAAGCGGATAAGCTCGAGCGCATCGCAAATGAAATTTACGCCGCAGCTCCCGCAGTCATAATCGATTGGGGTCATAAAACCACGACCGCCAAAGCCGAATACGTCCGCACGCGCGCCATCGCGATCGCAAACGCGCTGATGGGAAACGTCGAGAGAAAGGGCGGAATTTACTTCTCGAAGGACTCCAAAACCTTCAACGCGCTTTGCAAAGAGGATCTATTCCCTACTATCTCAAACCCCGATAAGGAGTTTAAAATTCCAAAGACCGCGCGCATCGACGGCTGCGGCGAAGAAGGTAGCGAAAATTTCTTCGTGCCGCGTAAACACGGCGTTTTGATGCAGATCGCGCCTACGATTTTAAGCGAAAAGCCTTACCCCGTAAAAGGCTGGGTCAGCACGCGCTTTAACCACCTTATCAACGTTGCGGGCGTGGATAAGAGCGTAGAAGCGATCAAAAAGCTAGACTTCGTGCTCGCAATAGACGTGTATATGAGCGACTTTGCGTGCCTAGCCGATGTGATCTTGCCCGAATCCACGTATTTGGAGCGCGACGAGTCGATTCAAAACAAAGGCGGCACCGCGCCGGGATTTGTGATGCGAAACAAAGCCGTCGAGCCGGTGGGCGATACGAAGTGCGGCTATGAAATTTTTAGAGAGCTTGCGAGGGTGATGAAGATCGATAAGGACTACACCTGGAACAATATCGACGAATACCGCATGCAGCAAGCCAAAGGCAACGCCGAGCTAATCGCAAATTTAATCAAAAACGGCTACGTAAGCTACAAAGTGCCGAAGCTATATTACCGAGAGCCGAAGCTCGTGGCTAAATTTATCGATAAATATCCTGCCGCGGCGGAGTTCGTGGACGAAAACGGCGAGATGAGCTCGCAGATGAAATTTAAAACCCCAAGCGGTAAGATCGAACTTTTCGCGCCGAAAGTGGAGGAGCTTTTCGCAGGATACGGCTGCTTAAATACCGAGGGTATGGACGTATTCGGCGGGCACAAATACTGCCTCATGACCGGCAAGACCGCGCTTCACACCAACGGCCACACTCAAAATGTCAAAATTTTAAACGATATGATGAGCGAATCGCCGGTTTGGATCAGCCCGGCTTCCGCAAAAGCGGAAGGGCTAAAGACGGGCGATATCGTGAAGCTCAAAAATAAATTCGGCGAGCAAAAAGCTAAAATTTTCGTCACGCAAGGCATCAGAGACGACTGCCTGTTTTTATACCACGGCTTCGGGCACGTAAGCCCGGGACTAAAGCGCACGAACGGCATAGGCACAAACCAAAGCGTCCTTCTCGATCCGGCTGCGGGTCCTGTGGTAAGCACGATGGTAACCAACGTCGGCGTCGATATAGTTAAAATTTGA
- a CDS encoding 4Fe-4S dicluster domain-containing protein: MKKLIMIHDENLCIGCQACSVACRNENGVPSGVYRLQVHGKTSGVFPNLKLDYSRASCVMCEDSPCVDVCPTGASFKTKDGVTLIDERLCVSCKYCILACPYDARFVDPVTHAIGKCTFCYTNRTSKGLQPACVSVCPTDALTFGDVNDVNSEVSKLLAKTSVEYPKAYLNTKPRLANIKNKKGGRYE, translated from the coding sequence ATGAAAAAACTCATAATGATTCACGACGAAAATTTATGTATAGGTTGCCAAGCCTGTTCGGTTGCGTGCAGGAATGAAAACGGCGTACCGAGCGGCGTTTATAGGCTGCAAGTGCACGGCAAAACAAGCGGCGTTTTTCCAAATTTAAAACTTGATTATTCGCGCGCCAGCTGCGTTATGTGCGAGGATAGCCCCTGCGTGGACGTCTGCCCTACGGGAGCGAGCTTTAAAACCAAAGACGGCGTAACGCTCATAGACGAGAGACTTTGCGTCAGCTGCAAATACTGCATCCTAGCCTGTCCTTACGACGCGAGGTTTGTAGATCCCGTCACGCACGCTATCGGCAAATGCACCTTTTGCTACACGAACCGCACTAGCAAAGGCTTACAGCCTGCCTGCGTAAGCGTGTGCCCAACGGATGCTTTAACTTTCGGCGACGTAAATGACGTAAATTCCGAGGTAAGCAAGCTGCTAGCCAAAACAAGCGTAGAATATCCAAAAGCATATCTAAACACCAAGCCGCGCCTAGCGAATATCAAAAACAAAAAAGGAGGACGCTATGAATAA
- the nrfD gene encoding NrfD/PsrC family molybdoenzyme membrane anchor subunit produces MNNMWGDMSQYSEIYWPWPIAIYLFLAGLSAGATMVALLVKWNRHESEQNSIWDAMIRAGAITAPLTICAGLLLLIFDLGKPLTFYLLLIKFNFGSVMSLGVLALLIYVPFSFVFALCVFGEEICKFKLLAFLRPIVNLLSSFAKASKLFERVLFILALCVGAYTGFLLSAVMKIPLWNTPVLPILFLLSGFSSGIAASILVGLLFFKGSLNKDSIKYLLVLDLRAILFEIPLLFILFVGMYFEGGTSALAAQQALTHEVYGKIFWIGVLGTGLIAPIIIAFTALKNHAYKPAFIVLNSFVVLCGVILLRYYIVYAGQICTGA; encoded by the coding sequence ATGAATAATATGTGGGGCGATATGAGCCAATACTCTGAAATTTACTGGCCTTGGCCGATTGCGATTTATCTATTTTTGGCGGGTCTTAGCGCGGGAGCGACGATGGTGGCGCTTTTAGTCAAATGGAATCGCCACGAAAGCGAGCAAAATTCCATCTGGGACGCGATGATTAGAGCGGGTGCGATCACGGCGCCGCTTACGATCTGCGCGGGGCTTTTGCTTTTGATCTTTGATCTGGGCAAGCCTCTTACCTTCTATCTTTTGCTGATCAAATTTAACTTCGGCTCGGTGATGAGCCTCGGCGTTTTGGCGCTTTTGATCTACGTGCCGTTTAGCTTTGTATTTGCGCTATGCGTATTCGGCGAAGAAATTTGTAAATTTAAACTACTTGCATTCCTACGCCCTATCGTAAATTTACTAAGCTCGTTCGCCAAAGCTTCCAAACTATTCGAGCGAGTTTTATTTATCCTTGCTCTTTGCGTGGGCGCATATACGGGCTTTTTGTTAAGCGCGGTGATGAAAATTCCGCTTTGGAATACTCCGGTGCTGCCGATTTTATTTCTGCTATCCGGCTTTTCCAGCGGCATCGCGGCGAGCATTTTAGTTGGACTTCTGTTTTTTAAAGGCTCGTTAAACAAAGATAGCATAAAATACCTTTTGGTGCTTGATCTGCGCGCGATACTCTTTGAGATTCCGCTTTTATTCATTCTGTTTGTCGGTATGTATTTTGAGGGCGGCACTAGCGCGCTTGCGGCACAGCAGGCTTTGACGCACGAGGTTTACGGTAAAATTTTCTGGATCGGCGTTTTAGGCACGGGGCTCATCGCTCCGATCATCATCGCCTTTACGGCGCTGAAAAACCACGCCTACAAGCCTGCGTTTATAGTTTTAAATTCTTTCGTCGTGCTTTGCGGCGTCATTCTGCTTCGCTACTATATCGTATATGCGGGGCAAATTTGCACGGGAGCGTAG